Proteins from a genomic interval of Synergistota bacterium:
- a CDS encoding acetate kinase, with protein sequence MYILTLNCGSSSVKYMLYDWEKKLPLVKGTVERVTVGGSFCIHSPHGKESTRVEHDCPTHKEAIKLIIELLVHPQYGVINNVKEINAVGHRVVHGGEEFAKSVLIDDKALETFRKLSDLAPLHNPPNVMGIEAAKELLPNVPHVAVMDTAWHQTMPPSSYIYALPYEWYQKYKIRRYGFHGTSLLYVAKRAAVLLGKDPFDVNLVSLHIGNGVSANAVKKGLSFDTSMGFTPLEGLVMGTRAGDHDAAIDLYVMEKEGISPKVMNDILNKKSGILGITGKYIDRRDVMTALEAGDERAKLAFEIECYRLRKYVGAYSFALGNIDAIVFTAGVGEMSPEVREKVLENLDFWGIKLDCKRNAIAKTRNAETFIHEDTSRVKIFVIPTDEELVFVEDVVAILEGRYDIHTNFKYSFEDPNFVNPLRAEEFKKELQKKPELRGIIAIPPGGKSIVGI encoded by the coding sequence ATGTATATATTAACTTTAAACTGTGGTAGTTCTTCCGTTAAATATATGCTTTATGATTGGGAAAAAAAACTGCCTTTAGTGAAGGGTACGGTTGAGCGAGTAACGGTAGGGGGTTCTTTTTGTATTCACTCTCCCCATGGTAAAGAGAGTACCAGAGTTGAGCATGATTGTCCTACCCATAAAGAAGCTATTAAGCTCATTATCGAATTGCTTGTTCACCCCCAATATGGTGTTATTAATAACGTTAAGGAAATAAATGCAGTTGGTCACAGAGTAGTTCATGGAGGAGAAGAGTTTGCGAAGTCTGTTTTAATTGATGATAAAGCTTTAGAAACTTTTAGAAAGCTTTCTGATCTTGCTCCTCTTCATAATCCTCCTAATGTAATGGGGATTGAAGCGGCAAAAGAGCTTTTACCTAATGTTCCTCATGTTGCAGTTATGGATACTGCGTGGCATCAAACTATGCCGCCAAGCTCTTATATATATGCTCTGCCGTATGAGTGGTATCAGAAATATAAAATAAGAAGATATGGCTTTCATGGAACGTCGCTTCTTTATGTAGCTAAAAGGGCTGCAGTTCTCTTAGGAAAAGATCCCTTTGATGTCAATCTTGTTTCGTTGCATATAGGTAATGGAGTAAGTGCTAATGCTGTTAAAAAAGGCCTTTCTTTCGATACAAGCATGGGGTTCACTCCGCTTGAAGGGTTGGTGATGGGAACAAGAGCAGGAGATCACGATGCAGCTATAGACTTATATGTTATGGAGAAAGAGGGAATATCACCTAAGGTTATGAACGATATATTAAATAAAAAGAGTGGTATTTTGGGAATAACTGGCAAATATATAGATAGAAGAGATGTAATGACTGCTTTGGAAGCTGGTGATGAAAGAGCAAAGCTAGCTTTCGAAATAGAGTGTTATAGATTAAGAAAATATGTAGGAGCATACTCTTTTGCTCTTGGAAATATTGATGCTATAGTGTTTACAGCTGGTGTTGGGGAAATGTCTCCTGAGGTGAGAGAAAAAGTTTTAGAGAATCTTGATTTTTGGGGAATAAAGTTAGACTGTAAAAGAAATGCTATAGCTAAAACCAGAAATGCTGAAACCTTTATTCATGAGGATACTTCAAGGGTAAAAATATTTGTTATTCCTACTGATGAAGAACTTGTTTTCGTTGAAGATGTAGTTGCTATTCTTGAGGGAAGGTATGACATTCATACTAATTTTAAGTACTCTTTTGAGGATCCCAATTTTGTTAATCCGTTAAGAGCAGAAGAGTTCAAGAAAGAACTTCAGAAAAAGCCGGAACTTAGAGGAATTATCGCTATTCCACCTGGAGGAAAGTCCATTGTCGGGATTTGA